The Papaver somniferum cultivar HN1 chromosome 6, ASM357369v1, whole genome shotgun sequence genome segment AGAAAATATTTTCATACAAATTATAAAAAGATAGGGTGATAAAGGATCACCCTGTCTGAGATCTCTAGTAAGACCATTTAACAAGACTGCTATAGAGGTTGTGGAAATGCAAGTCCTAATCAGATTACAAAAAGTTTGATCAAAACCAAAGGCCTTTagagattttatgagaaaatcccAATTGactctgtcaaaagcctttgacacgTCAATTTTGATCCCCATCCCAGCAtgcttaattttatttttcttaaaagaatgaataatttcctaggacgaaatcttcacccatacccatacacataatcacaatatcattcataagattatgtcgatgtcttagatacgaagttcaaaatataagcgttatacttcgtattgcaattccttaatactacgtctatctAGTAGAGTATAATCACTcacagcttcgtagttatgttttcaatatagaacgacttgaaagatacgttaggaatgaaacagttcaagtcaaaatattactaacctcaacaggaaggatgatgtcgtcgatgtagctctttacttcttcacattcttcaagttttcgtgtaatacttgtatgtctcgtatcctaataactttctagtttaacttatacgaagttgactctagtaataatcaagcgactctttaattgagttttggttcactaaaatatgacaaccaaccttgacataccaatgcttggtgggttcaaccgagcaatgctctaacagattcacGCATCCATAGGTAATATGTTACAGTGGTTGAAGGTGCAACATATTTACCACGTAAATGAAACTTGAGAAAATCCATGTATATAGATAATTAAAAATGCAGAGATTTTCTAAAACAAACTGCAAATAAGATGATCATACAAAAGTTGAAATTAAGGCCTACATAATTCTTGAATTCGTGAACTGTTACAACTAAATATAGATCAAGGTATGTGCCATTACagcacgggttaagccctagtaaAGTTACATGACAAAAGAGAATCCTTAAACAATTATTTTAACATTAATTGACAGATTCATCATTTCATTAGAGATGGAAATTTCTAATTTTCAACAGTTCAGGTCTTGGAAATGTTTTATGTTCCACTGGAGGAAAATAAGGCGGCAAACATTTTATCTAAAATGGAAAGAACTAAAAATCTCAGCAAAGGATGGATTGACTTACCTCCTAATTACATAAGGTCTGAACTCCCGAAAGAGATAAAAAGCTTAACTTTATCTTGATTACTATATTTTTCGTATAAAATTATGTGTataagagatgatcaaggaaaatATGTGGGAGGCTTCTCCAAGTATATTTACAATAACGACAATAGCAAAGACAAAACTGCGGGCACTTAGAGAAGGTATCCGACTAGCTGTAAGTTAGGGATCTCCAAAATTGTGTTTGAATGATTCAAAGTATCTTGTTAATCCGTATAGGAAAAATTGTGGGACTCCTTAGTTTTTTTGCTAACTTATTTTCCAATATCGAGCTCTTACCTAATGTTTTTGTTTCTTTAGTTTATGCCCATTAGCACAGAGACGGTAATTTTGCAGTTGATCTTCTAGATAAAAATCTGCTAATGAAATGGTCAAGTTTACTTGGTTGTGTAGTCCTCGTAGTTTTTTGGTTGATGTTTTGAATCATGAATCCATGATGTAATGGGGAGGGTATTACCCAGGTTTGCAAGGCCCGCTAGTTCGTGTAATTGATTTGCATTTACcataaagaaaaatatatatgtgaTTCCACTATTATGGTCAAGTTTATCTGGTAATTGATCTGCATTTACCGTATAACATCGTTTTGTGATGTTGATGAAATTGATCTTCAAATAATTCATATGAAACTTAGAGAAAAGTAGGATATGtaaactcaaaaacacaaaaatgTATTTAAGACGTTGAATATAGGCCAAATGGGTCAAGGGACATATACACCTTGACCAATAAATTTATTACGACAACACACGCATACATCAAAGGAAAATAAATCAACTAATAAACATAGAAAACACAAACATCTTACGAtcaatcaatcaagatagatcAATCAAACTCGATTTCGATACCTTCAATAGTAACAACCTCTTTCTCTCTTCCGGAATCTCTGGGCACTATCGTaacaagaatatcatcatcatcttcggcGTCTAAATCTTCAAGAATATCAGTGATTCCTAACTTCAAACAAGTCttgattttcttgtctttctttccATGTTTATGTGGCACATTAGTAAAACTGCCTGCAAATTCACTTGATTCGGGACCAACTTCGTCTTCATCATTGATAAAAACGTCGAATTTTACAAGAGCACCTCTTTCAAGCTCAATGCCGCTTATAATCAATatctcttctttatcttctttttctttcttgcttCTTGACTTTGTCTTAGGCCTTTTAACCAAAACTTGTACAGTCTTATCGAGTATTATTGGGAATTCAGTCGCGCCCATGGATTTTTTCTTTGCTACTTTCTTTTCCACCTTCCTTGCTTTAGGagttttgggttttttttgtaCCCATGGAATTTCCACATCTTGATACTTATACCTTAGATTCTCTTGTTCCAAACAATCTTTGATCTACAAAGTATCAATGGATTATCAGCAACATTGTaatatatttttttcatcttttacAAAAGTAAATTTTACTAATATATACGATGTAGGCTTATGCTTTGGTACAATCAGGCACTTTGGCAGGTAATTCTAACTTGAcatgatggttttttttttttacgtacgTGCATGTGATGAACATCATTTTCCTTTTATGAATTTACATTAGAAAGAAAAATCGCATTTTTGATTCTGGCTCTTATGGTTTGCTCTTTGGCTTTACGACTTTAGATGCAACATTTTAGTACGTACCACTAACTGGAACTAGATTATGCACTAATAATTGGTTCAAATTTCCAGCTCTAGTACTGAAATATGTGGAACAAAGAATAAAAGTATATTTCTAATTCAATTTTATAAGTAAAAATATTCAAGCAGCGGTTACGATTTAGTGTTCAACGTACCGTGACTCTAAGGAGCTGTTTTTTCTCATCATAGAAAAGAAAAGCAGCATTTAAGAAATCAGGATCAGTGAAATCCTTCCGGTTTCCTCCCAAACTTTTCCATATGGTCCACATCCGATCACAGTTTGAATGATGAGCGAAAAAGATTGGATCCCTAGCTGCAGAATAGAAATTACCCATGTTTTCAATATTAGGTTGGGTTCTATCTCCGGACCAAATATGAACTGGACCATGTGGAACATTCTCAAGTGTTCCTGCACCAGGATTCGCTGCTCCACCCGCTCGGTACGGGGATCCAAGGAAAAGTGTTGCTGTCTTTCCACCGGACACCACTTGGCGATACATGGTAGTAAGATTACTAGTATATTGTTGTGTAGCAGGGAGATTAGAATCGACAAGATTGTAATTAAGATCAAGTAGATAGGGTGGTTGATGTTTAGCGTCACGAAGTTTATCATAAAGAGAAGAACTTGGTTTTGCATACATAGAAGGCATTTTCATACCAGCAGGAGAATCCCAATTCCAGAAAGGCAAAGCAAAAGTTGGATCACCGATTAAACTGCCCAAGATTTTCTCATGGAAGTAAATATAATATCTATGGAATGGAAAGAACAACCATGAATTATGAACTTGAATTTCTAACTTAGGAAAACCAGCTAAAGCTTGATCGTAAGCACCATCACAATAAGCACAGTGGACATTAGCTTGTTGTTTAAAACTACGTGGATCGTCATCGGGTAGAGCTCTCATTAGTTCATAGGCTTTGTTATATTTCGCAATATAAGCCTCATCAACTAAATGAGCAGCTGGACGGATCCTAAGAGGAGTTGAAGAAGATGGTACTTGGAAGTCGACGATCTTTGTGTCTGGTGGTGGACAACAATTTATTGGTGTTGCCCCAGCCGGAAGATTTGCTGGACCACATTTTGATAAGTCGGGTGGAGCTATTGGAGCCGCCATAGCCATGCGGTCAGCACCAAACCCAGCTGTTGTCGCACCATATAAACCTCCTAGACCAAGAAGCATATTTCTTCTATCAATGAAGCTGGTAGTTTCTTTTTCACGATCATGATCATGATCTTTATTAGCTCTGCACTCGATCACCCTAACATGATTATGTTTGGGTTTACGGACCACAGATATCTGTGTTTTCTTTTGAGAGGAACTATGGCTTGCGGATAGGGACCTAGTTGAAGCAGCACTAGAAATGGAGTtaagagaagaaagagaagccaTGGGTTTGTTTGAAACTCTGAATATTGAAGAAGCTTACAGACTCTGTGTAGCTTTTTATAGATAAAAGGATTTGGGGTTTACTAGGAATATGTTTGTACTATTTTActtttcatgttttatttttcctttgatTCTACTAGCTACCACTTAAAACTTAGTCACGTTACGTTTGTCGGTCCGTAGTAACAAATgaatctttgtttttcttttttttttttatgtttactACTAATAAGCCAATAGTATATGACCATCTAGAACCGCTTGGCATCTGAAGTTTtccctttcatggaagaatttGATAGTCATCGATATTTTCTGCCCAATGTCGTTGATCGGTTGTAACTCGTGTTCACACCAGTCTAAAATATAATGCTTCAGAAAAGAAAAACCAAACTAAAATATAACAAGAAATACTtatatttctgattttttttatccTTAACATACATGAAAAAAGTGATGATAAGatgtaatttcaaaaaaaaaaaaaaaaagaatttatatCTAGCATTGTTTAATCTTGCTAGTATTAAACATGTTCTTCTTGGGGGACAACTTGTTAAGCACGCCAGGCTGTCTTACATTTTCAACGCCATTCTTCATAAATTCAAACCATAATAATTTTGAAACTAATATTGTGGTGATATATTTTTACAAAACTTTGCAATATTCTTATCAAAATTAGCACACTACAAGATATCAAATCTCATCATCCATCTTTTTTGTTTCAATCGCTCACTTTTAACGACAGGTTTTTAAAATGGTAGACGGTGATATTATACGTTTGTATACTAATTTGATATTATACGTTTTTATATGAAAAATATGTTACTAAAATATCAGCTTCAAATTCATTTGTTTTAGTTTTAAAAAAATATACAATGGAATCGAAAATCTGACATAATGTGAGAGTAAAATCATATTTATTGACTTTGCATTTTATCTTCTTCGGAAGGAAATGAAAAAACCTATAAGTAATTAAGTACTACCATAAAATTTTGAGTAATTAGAGAGTATATGCTTAGTGAATCCTAAAGTTTCGCTATCAGTTTCAAAGTATAACCATCcaataagaaaaaaacctaaaatgtCTTTAGCAGTTTGAAAGCATAAGAAAAACAGTGACTCAAGTAAGTATGTGCCCACTGGTTTATAAAAGTATCGATGAGATATGTATTTCttactacctccgtttcaaaaaaataggtagTTATGTGTAAATATACACACATaccagcctattttttttgaaatggaGATAGTACATATTATTACTATCGCTTACACACATAACAACCTATTTTCTTTTGAAAAGGAGGTAGTATATATTATTACTGTCGCTATTGGAAGTTAATTTCACGATTTAAAATTTATTCTGAGATCACCGTTTTTATCCATCCACGGATCCACCTGCACACGCGGGAAAAGCAACACTTACGTGGAGGTACGAGCCGAACGATGCCCGCAGAGCTAAAGGTTATAAAGGAGTACCGGCCTGAAAATGATTAGTATACCGGGAGAAAATCCCGTAAAGATACATGTGAGGAGAGTAAGGGGTCCCATTTTTTAATCCTGCCCGCTACTTACCTAAGTTCTAGAATCACTACCCTCTGATCGTTGGA includes the following:
- the LOC113287664 gene encoding polyphenol oxidase, chloroplastic-like; this translates as MASLSSLNSISSAASTRSLSASHSSSQKKTQISVVRKPKHNHVRVIECRANKDHDHDREKETTSFIDRRNMLLGLGGLYGATTAGFGADRMAMAAPIAPPDLSKCGPANLPAGATPINCCPPPDTKIVDFQVPSSSTPLRIRPAAHLVDEAYIAKYNKAYELMRALPDDDPRSFKQQANVHCAYCDGAYDQALAGFPKLEIQVHNSWLFFPFHRYYIYFHEKILGSLIGDPTFALPFWNWDSPAGMKMPSMYAKPSSSLYDKLRDAKHQPPYLLDLNYNLVDSNLPATQQYTSNLTTMYRQVVSGGKTATLFLGSPYRAGGAANPGAGTLENVPHGPVHIWSGDRTQPNIENMGNFYSAARDPIFFAHHSNCDRMWTIWKSLGGNRKDFTDPDFLNAAFLFYDEKKQLLRVTIKDCLEQENLRYKYQDVEIPWVQKKPKTPKARKVEKKVAKKKSMGATEFPIILDKTVQVLVKRPKTKSRSKKEKEDKEEILIISGIELERGALVKFDVFINDEDEVGPESSEFAGSFTNVPHKHGKKDKKIKTCLKLGITDILEDLDAEDDDDILVTIVPRDSGREKEVVTIEGIEIEFD